The following proteins come from a genomic window of Yinghuangia sp. ASG 101:
- a CDS encoding beta-ketoacyl-[acyl-carrier-protein] synthase family protein — protein sequence MTRDDIAVTGLGLLTPAGLTPHDNWTTLCDGTSLAAADPELAGLPVDFSCQMPPLDTTAELGRARVRRLDPFTRYALIAARRALADAHIDAASWDGNRVGVILGVGSNSLHTYPEGFASLNDGRPHHVPPHALPRSLPNMAATEVAIDVRAFGPAFSTTASCASGATALAVARDLLRSGTCDIVLAGGSESGRSRMTATCFHQLRALSRRRDRPELACRPFDESRDGLVLGEGAAVFVLERHSSARARRAPVRAVLRGVGLTSDAHDPVAPRPDGTNAAHALSVALADAGLHPSDIGHINAHGTGTRHGDAAEATALTRVFGPEPPPVTAPKSIIGHTMGAAGAVEAAYTVLALQHQAIPPTANHTHQDGDHKLDIVTTTPRPSPATAAVNCSFGFGGHNAITIFTTP from the coding sequence CACCCCGCACGACAATTGGACCACCCTGTGCGACGGCACGTCCCTCGCCGCCGCCGATCCCGAACTCGCGGGACTGCCCGTCGACTTCTCGTGCCAGATGCCGCCGCTCGACACCACCGCGGAACTCGGACGCGCCCGCGTCCGCCGCCTGGACCCGTTCACCCGGTACGCCCTCATCGCGGCCCGCCGCGCCCTCGCCGACGCACACATCGACGCGGCCTCGTGGGACGGCAACCGCGTCGGCGTCATCCTGGGCGTCGGATCCAACAGCCTGCACACCTACCCCGAGGGTTTCGCCAGCCTCAACGACGGCCGCCCCCACCACGTCCCGCCCCACGCCCTGCCCCGCAGTCTGCCCAACATGGCCGCCACCGAAGTCGCCATCGACGTACGCGCGTTCGGCCCCGCTTTCAGCACCACCGCGTCGTGCGCGTCCGGTGCCACCGCCCTCGCCGTCGCCCGCGACCTGCTGCGCTCGGGCACCTGCGACATCGTGCTCGCGGGGGGAAGCGAATCGGGACGCTCCCGCATGACCGCGACCTGCTTCCACCAACTCCGCGCCCTCTCCCGGCGCCGCGACCGCCCCGAACTCGCCTGCCGGCCCTTCGACGAGAGCCGCGACGGACTCGTCCTCGGCGAGGGCGCGGCGGTGTTCGTCCTCGAACGCCACAGCAGCGCCCGCGCCCGTCGCGCGCCGGTCCGCGCCGTGCTCCGCGGTGTCGGGCTCACCTCGGACGCGCACGACCCCGTCGCCCCCCGCCCGGACGGCACCAACGCCGCACACGCCCTCAGCGTCGCCCTCGCCGACGCCGGCCTCCACCCCTCCGACATCGGCCACATCAACGCCCACGGCACCGGCACCCGCCACGGCGACGCGGCCGAGGCCACCGCCCTCACCCGTGTCTTCGGCCCGGAACCCCCGCCGGTCACCGCCCCGAAGAGCATCATCGGGCACACCATGGGTGCCGCGGGCGCCGTCGAGGCCGCCTACACGGTCCTCGCCCTCCAGCACCAGGCAATCCCGCCGACCGCCAACCACACCCACCAGGACGGCGACCACAAACTCGACATCGTCACCACGACCCCACGCCCGAGCCCCGCCACCGCCGCCGTCAACTGCTCCTTCGGCTTCGGCGGGCACAACGCCATCACCATCTTCACGACACCGTGA
- a CDS encoding TerD family protein, whose amino-acid sequence MLAKGGNHPLDAASVVVEIASEAAMDVSALLLGATGKVRSDADFVFYNQPQGPGVRHEPGPTGGPATVRVDTSAVPASVDRVVVVLSLDGSGAERFGAVRSLTAAVRDAATGREVVGFAPAGLGVETALLLFEIYRRGPGWKVRAVGQGYANGLAGIATDFGVRVDDPPPPTAVPPTPVPTRPAAPAPSLPPPPPPPPHPAPAPHVPVPSIPPPPGPAPQRAAISLDKGHVTLRKNQSVSLVKTGAPLTRVRMGLGWDPATRGANIDLDASCIAFDARGAKIDTVWFMNLQAFGRAIAHSGDNLTGEGEGDDEVITVHLDRLPAEVHGLVFTVNSFLGQKFTKIARAFCRLVDDTTDTELVRYELSESEPRTGVLMCKIVRQGPAWTMTALGEFANGRTVRKLVNPARDALFRP is encoded by the coding sequence ATGCTCGCGAAGGGCGGCAACCATCCCTTGGATGCCGCCTCGGTGGTCGTGGAGATCGCGTCCGAGGCGGCCATGGATGTGTCCGCGCTGCTCCTCGGCGCCACGGGCAAGGTCCGCTCCGACGCCGACTTCGTCTTCTACAACCAGCCCCAAGGGCCGGGCGTCCGCCACGAACCGGGCCCGACGGGCGGTCCGGCCACGGTGCGCGTCGACACGTCCGCCGTCCCCGCGTCCGTCGACCGCGTCGTGGTGGTGCTCAGCCTCGACGGCTCGGGCGCGGAGCGGTTCGGCGCCGTCCGCTCCCTGACGGCCGCTGTGCGCGACGCGGCGACCGGCCGCGAAGTCGTCGGCTTCGCCCCGGCGGGGCTGGGCGTCGAGACCGCGCTCCTGCTCTTCGAGATCTACCGCCGCGGCCCGGGCTGGAAGGTCCGGGCGGTCGGCCAGGGCTACGCGAACGGACTCGCCGGGATCGCCACCGACTTCGGCGTCCGGGTGGACGACCCGCCGCCGCCGACCGCCGTACCTCCCACCCCCGTTCCCACCCGGCCCGCGGCGCCCGCACCATCCCTGCCGCCGCCCCCGCCCCCGCCCCCGCATCCGGCGCCCGCGCCGCACGTACCCGTGCCGTCGATCCCGCCCCCGCCCGGCCCGGCACCACAACGCGCGGCGATCAGCCTCGACAAGGGCCACGTCACGCTGCGCAAGAACCAGTCCGTATCCCTCGTCAAGACCGGGGCGCCGCTCACGCGCGTCCGCATGGGCCTCGGCTGGGACCCGGCCACCCGCGGCGCCAACATCGACCTCGACGCCTCGTGCATCGCGTTCGACGCGCGCGGCGCGAAGATCGACACCGTCTGGTTCATGAACCTCCAGGCGTTCGGCCGGGCGATCGCCCACTCCGGTGACAACCTCACCGGTGAGGGGGAGGGGGACGACGAGGTCATCACGGTGCATCTCGACCGCCTGCCCGCCGAGGTCCACGGGCTCGTCTTCACCGTCAACTCGTTCCTCGGCCAGAAGTTCACCAAGATCGCGCGCGCGTTCTGCCGACTGGTCGACGACACCACCGACACCGAACTCGTCCGCTACGAACTCTCCGAGAGCGAACCGCGCACCGGCGTCCTCATGTGCAAAATCGTCCGCCAGGGCCCGGCGTGGACGATGACCGCCCTGGGCGAGTTCGCGAACGGCCGCACCGTACGCAAACTCGTCAACCCGGCCCGCGACGCTCTCTTCCGGCCCTGA
- a CDS encoding toxin Doc, with protein sequence MELHIDIRWLLERQTEVLPGGELSVRDYSALVAAVARHRVNTPRLGEEADAAWRAAALLHTLVRLRPLPARNVLFACGVAIAYMDASGQAVDPPYGELVDLARAIADDAADVFDTAHRLRAWRL encoded by the coding sequence GTGGAACTGCACATCGACATCCGCTGGTTGCTGGAGCGCCAGACCGAAGTCCTGCCCGGTGGCGAGCTGTCCGTACGCGACTACTCAGCCCTCGTCGCGGCCGTCGCGCGCCACCGCGTCAACACTCCCAGGCTCGGCGAGGAGGCCGACGCCGCCTGGAGGGCCGCGGCGCTGCTGCACACCCTGGTGCGGCTCCGGCCCCTGCCGGCCCGGAACGTGCTGTTCGCCTGCGGTGTGGCGATCGCCTACATGGACGCCTCCGGACAGGCGGTCGACCCGCCCTACGGCGAACTCGTCGACCTGGCACGGGCGATCGCCGACGACGCCGCGGATGTCTTCGACACGGCCCACCGCCTGCGCGCCTGGCGCCTCTGA
- a CDS encoding DUF4232 domain-containing protein: MSERHNVTGKSMEIPMRSHRTNRSARVALAVTATVALAAGLTACNSDDDDTAAAGASSAQSPAAGNGGSGAPVEGSPAASAANTGGTTSSTGTTTGGSGSSGGSGTSGGSGGSGGSSQGSGGAGNSDSGVGQSCGTNDLDFLVTPSDSGGYLLVTATAQPGITCYLDGGAPLVLFSSAEKTKPYPSELMASPAPDSVKVTGSTHAYAVLIPNTTRADSAVEFAQADITVAAADPHTAHVTLPGTFGVDEAAVTSWYTTAKAATPNAN; the protein is encoded by the coding sequence ATGTCAGAACGACACAACGTCACCGGCAAGTCGATGGAGATTCCCATGCGTTCGCACCGTACGAACCGTTCCGCCCGCGTCGCCCTGGCCGTTACCGCGACGGTTGCTCTCGCGGCGGGTCTTACGGCCTGCAACTCCGATGACGACGACACCGCTGCCGCGGGGGCGAGTTCGGCGCAGTCCCCGGCCGCGGGCAACGGCGGTTCCGGCGCGCCCGTCGAGGGCTCCCCGGCGGCATCGGCCGCGAACACCGGCGGCACCACGAGCTCCACAGGCACCACGACAGGCGGCTCGGGCAGCTCGGGTGGCTCGGGTACCTCGGGCGGCTCCGGCGGTTCGGGTGGCTCGTCCCAGGGGTCCGGTGGCGCCGGCAACTCCGATTCCGGGGTGGGGCAGTCGTGCGGTACGAACGATCTGGACTTCCTGGTGACTCCGTCGGACAGCGGTGGCTACCTGCTGGTGACGGCGACGGCGCAGCCGGGTATCACCTGCTACCTGGACGGGGGTGCGCCGTTGGTGCTGTTCAGCTCGGCGGAGAAGACCAAGCCGTACCCGTCCGAACTGATGGCGTCGCCCGCTCCCGACTCGGTCAAGGTCACCGGTTCCACCCACGCCTACGCGGTGTTGATCCCGAACACCACCCGGGCCGACTCCGCGGTCGAGTTCGCGCAGGCCGACATCACGGTTGCCGCCGCGGACCCCCACACCGCCCACGTCACCCTCCCCGGCACCTTCGGCGTTGACGAAGCCGCCGTCACCAGCTGGTACACCACAGCGAAGGCCGCCACCCCCAACGCCAACTGA
- a CDS encoding TetR/AcrR family transcriptional regulator, producing the protein MTTSDIRPPATSGSAHGRRRRALILTQAAGLFAERGFHAVGMGDIGAAAGVTGPAIYRHFVNKHAILVGLFDQVAEQLLERARAIVDPVSAGTAIPAFGDTFGAQPRRDNTATLPRLVAAHVDFALAERSLIKVYAQEAHNLPDPARSRLRRVRRLYIQEFVDVVADLRPDLSDAQVRLLVHAAFGLMNSVADHDPGIPWEDTAELLRSAALRTLLGTVR; encoded by the coding sequence ATGACCACATCCGACATACGCCCCCCGGCGACGTCCGGCTCCGCACACGGACGCCGCCGTCGCGCGCTCATCCTCACCCAGGCGGCCGGGCTGTTCGCCGAGAGGGGCTTCCATGCGGTCGGGATGGGCGACATCGGCGCGGCGGCGGGAGTCACCGGGCCCGCGATCTACCGGCACTTCGTCAACAAACACGCCATCCTGGTGGGCCTGTTCGACCAGGTCGCCGAGCAACTCCTCGAACGCGCCCGGGCCATCGTGGATCCCGTGTCGGCCGGCACGGCCATCCCGGCGTTCGGCGACACCTTCGGCGCACAACCGCGCCGAGACAACACCGCGACACTGCCACGCCTGGTCGCCGCCCATGTGGACTTCGCCCTCGCCGAGCGGAGCCTGATCAAGGTGTACGCCCAGGAGGCCCACAACCTGCCCGACCCGGCCCGCAGTCGCCTGCGTCGCGTCCGGCGTTTGTACATCCAGGAGTTCGTCGACGTCGTCGCCGACCTGCGGCCCGACCTGTCCGATGCCCAGGTCCGCCTTCTCGTGCACGCCGCCTTCGGCCTCATGAACTCGGTCGCCGACCACGACCCCGGCATCCCCTGGGAGGACACCGCCGAGCTTCTGCGCTCCGCGGCCCTCCGCACGCTGCTCGGGACGGTCCGCTGA
- a CDS encoding TIGR03618 family F420-dependent PPOX class oxidoreductase, which produces MSKHPGPRALGPDDVANLLGRQRFGVLATVKKSGHPHQSTVLYHWSPEERMIRISTTDGRLKTRQIRRDPRVSLHVNGPDVWSFGVAEGDAEVTAPTTEPGDAVGRETLDIFLGFEGPDDPDAQAAMLAQFVAEQRVVIRIPVTRLYGAALDRPDED; this is translated from the coding sequence ATGAGCAAGCACCCGGGCCCGCGCGCACTCGGCCCCGACGACGTCGCGAACCTCCTCGGCCGACAGCGCTTCGGCGTGCTCGCCACCGTCAAGAAGTCGGGCCACCCCCACCAGTCCACGGTCCTGTACCACTGGTCGCCGGAGGAACGGATGATCCGGATCTCCACCACCGACGGACGACTGAAAACCCGTCAGATCCGCCGCGACCCACGCGTGTCGCTGCACGTGAACGGCCCGGACGTCTGGTCGTTCGGCGTGGCCGAGGGAGACGCCGAGGTCACCGCTCCGACGACCGAACCCGGCGACGCCGTCGGACGGGAGACCTTGGACATCTTCCTGGGCTTCGAGGGCCCCGACGATCCCGACGCCCAAGCGGCGATGCTCGCACAATTCGTCGCGGAGCAGCGCGTCGTGATCCGCATCCCCGTGACCCGCCTGTACGGAGCCGCACTCGACCGCCCGGACGAAGACTGA
- a CDS encoding Fur family transcriptional regulator: MAGKSATGTGRRARAAPGRRAVANALADGQTFLSARRLHARLVADGIDVGLSTVYRALHELTREGRADFVRDNTGERLYRHRPAHGHRHYLLCRACGFSRALEAGPVPRWVDGIAARAGFSETTHSLTIAGICRSCAGR, from the coding sequence ATGGCCGGGAAGTCCGCGACGGGGACGGGCCGCCGGGCTCGTGCGGCGCCCGGGCGCCGCGCCGTGGCGAACGCCCTCGCGGACGGCCAAACGTTTCTGTCGGCCCGCCGGTTGCACGCCCGGCTCGTCGCCGACGGCATCGACGTCGGTTTGAGTACGGTCTACCGCGCGCTGCACGAACTGACCCGCGAGGGCCGCGCCGACTTCGTCCGCGACAACACCGGCGAGCGGCTGTACCGCCACCGTCCCGCGCACGGCCACCGCCACTATCTCCTGTGCCGCGCCTGCGGGTTCAGCCGCGCCCTCGAGGCGGGCCCCGTCCCGCGCTGGGTGGACGGCATCGCCGCGCGCGCGGGCTTCTCCGAGACCACCCACAGCCTCACCATCGCCGGCATCTGTCGCTCCTGCGCCGGCCGGTGA
- a CDS encoding spore-associated protein, which yields MSSATRLALPTAALTALAFGATAALAAPVSAAPNTTPEKVCGTGYKTVNSTPVGSLGTVYLTYNASTGKNCVATIRTNPGAAVDVSAWVYVPDTDEYHEESGSFTSYAGPVYATGKGHCVNWGGHIQQIHVQVDGSNCGRLQEQKATFTR from the coding sequence ATGAGCAGCGCCACCCGCCTTGCCCTGCCCACCGCCGCGCTGACGGCTTTGGCGTTCGGAGCCACGGCCGCCCTGGCCGCGCCCGTCTCCGCGGCGCCCAACACCACGCCGGAGAAGGTCTGCGGCACCGGCTACAAGACCGTCAACTCGACGCCGGTCGGCTCGCTGGGCACCGTCTACCTGACCTACAACGCGTCCACCGGCAAGAACTGCGTGGCGACCATCCGCACGAACCCGGGTGCCGCCGTCGACGTCTCCGCGTGGGTCTACGTCCCCGACACCGACGAATACCACGAGGAGTCCGGCTCCTTCACCTCGTACGCGGGACCGGTCTACGCCACCGGCAAGGGGCACTGCGTCAACTGGGGCGGCCACATCCAGCAGATCCACGTCCAGGTCGACGGCTCCAACTGCGGGCGCCTGCAGGAGCAAAAGGCGACGTTCACCCGCTGA